The nucleotide window AATCTGTGTTTGATGTTTATCGCCTGGGGTTCACACCTCCAATTCCAATGAATGTGGAGGCGGGTACCTGATGTATCCCCGAATAGATGTGTGGATAGGAGCATCATGATATACGCACGGGCATACCTCCTAACCGTCCATCGTCTGCCCCCTTCGGCAGCTTACTAAATGCCTCCTGAAACCATGTACACTTCACCGTGAACTTGTCGATGCAGTTCGCAGGAGCATAACACCCAACATCTCCTCAAACCATACCCACGCTAACCGGCCCCCCTCAATATGTCACGCAAAGTCCGTAAGGCATCCACTGACATACTGACCGTCGATCGGGAGCCCTAACTGGTATGTCACATCTTGGAGCGTGATAGTGCACTCCCCGAATGGCATGTGAAAAGTGTGCATCTCAGGCCGCCATCTCTCCACCAATGGCTCGTCTAGTCGAAACCATGTCTCATTTAGTCTTGCAAGATAGTATAAACCGGCCATCTGCAAGTATAGAACGATCCTATCGTCCAATGGCATACCGTGTTGGTGTCTCATGCTGTTAATGCAGCGATGGGGCTGTACAACGATAGAAAATTTCTTATCATAACCGTCACAATACAAATTTCAATGCATGAAAATCTGAAAATGGTAAACATGACGCGGCATGCTCTAACTTTAAAAACTTATTTACAATATCGCCCAAGGTTTAGTAATCGAAACATACACAAAACGCTGAATAATTCATGaccaaattccaaaaaaaaaaatcccaaaaCATTTAGTCCCACAGTTTACACATAGAAtacaaaaatgattaaaaaactaaaaaaatctaACATATCCTAACATTTCTAATTATAactatctaaataaaaaaatcacaattaCAAAAAATCTATATTACTTTTTTCAAAGAACTCAAGAAATTTATAGCTATCGCTATTCATAAACCATGTCTCGTTGCATATAAAACTAATAACTTCAAAAATCAAACATAACCTACATTTCAAAACAACTTTCTTAAATACCATTTTAACTTATCAAAATCTAACCACTTAACAGCTTACTGCTTCTAACATACACttatattaacaattttttttccataatcCCCAATTAAAGACTCTAACCAAATGACACACGATTTATGTTAACATTACTAGAATGACTAATCTATatttaaaaaaggaaaatttcTCCACTAACTTCGAGGTGGATGGCGCCAGCAATATGCGCGACTCCATCTAACCGATATAGACGATTCAAGTCATCTTCCATGTGTCCAGCTTCGATTTTTTCTGGGCAGCTTTCCGATAATTTGGAATTTGGGTGGTGGGATTGGGTGTGGGATTTGTATGTTTCATAATTCGAATGAATGAAATTCGATTTGTATATATAGCAACATTGAGCATAAATCGAAGTCATTAGATTCGAATTACTTGAGGGAGATGTTGTTTGTAAATCAAATCTATGGGTTTCGATTTACAAAAATCATTAAATCGAAACTGTTGGCTTCGATTTACCATGGGCTGTTGTTTACGATTCTAACTCGAACTGAATTGGTTCGATTTACGTGCATATAGAAATCGAATCtcattgttttgatttagtacTTATATTTAATTCGAAGCCTCGATTTATAGACGATTTCCATTTGCATGCAATTCAAATCTAATAGATTCGATTTAATACGTATTTGCATAAATCGAATTTaatcaattcgatttatatagaaatgCAACTTGAGACATTCAAGTAGTATGATCTTTTTCGTTTTAGGAGATTTAGATAATTTTAGATTAAACTTGgtctattaaaataatttatccatttttaaaaaatgttcttTATTATTCAACACACATAAAATAAAACACTTTAATTATTTGTTACTATCTTagctaatttcaaatttatacACTAGTAATATATAATCATTTTACCCTGTAAAATTCACATAGCCATTACCATAGTAACGAATACGAAAATTTGAGCGAGGCATAAGTGtcttatgttttattcatgCTGCTACgtgtaaattaaaaatatttttattttaatttttaaataatctcactatagatataaattaaatttaattatttaaagttttaaatttacTTTATCTTTCTATCATTTTGACTATTAGTTAACTTTATTAAATTTagtctttttctattttcaaatctCAGTCAGTcactattcttttatttttttaaattctcttcttaatttcatattttttatttttttattcatttttaatagttattttctcttcatcaaaaggtaaattttaaatattttatttttttatataactctCTAAAACTCTAtgtatctttttcaattttattgttttttttatattttcaattacaaattttaattcaaacaattataatttaggtattaatttaattttttattctctttataaatttatatattttattttattctcaatttagttattcttattgtttatttgtttatctttcattctttctattttattatatgtaattatgttgCATATAAATTTCTAAAGTCAATTGatcaatttactaatttagaatatatattttttatttttaaaaatagtaatagataaatattttaaaaaatagctttcgtcttattttattatatgtaattttttatttttgagtaaagtatcgtttttgtccctaacgtttggggtaagtcctatttgtatccctaacgtttaaatcgtcctatttgtatctctaacgtttataaaaatgattcaatgttatcctactatcaattatactaacaaatcagattatatttttcaattattctcacttggatgtattcattctcaattaggtctcacttgaatgtgttcgattttaatattatacccactatttatgtttagattcaattatatCCCTAGAAAAGTGAATCAGNNNNNNNNNNNNNNNNNNNNNNNNNNNNNNNNNNNNNNNNNNNNNNNNNNNNNNNNNNNNNNNNNNNNNNNNNNNNNNNNNNNNNNNNNNNNNNNNNNNNNNNNNNNNNNNNNNNNNNNNNNNNNNNNNNNNNNNNNNNNNNNNNNNNNNNNNNNNNNNNNNNNNNNNNNNNNNNNNNNNNNNNNNNNNNNNNcattgaatcacttttacaaacgttagggatacaaataggacgatttaaacgttagggacacaaataggacttaccccaaacattggggacaaaaacgatactttactctttcaTAAACCATCTCGAATATTTAATCAGatgttaattttgatatattgataataaaatattttatatgatcGTCTAATTACATCTGttcttttgtataattattcacacaatgaatataaaaaatagttatttttactgatataatattatataattagattTATGTGCAAATCTGCTTTACGTTaataatgtatcaaaattaattttaaattaatcattattattattattattattgttattattattgttattaatattattcttCGAAATTATTATTGCTTCGTTAcaggcaccaatggtttatgGAATATATTTATTAGGttgaagaaaaaaggaaaaaaattaacaataagaAGATTTGCAATGGaagataaattatattttatttattacattaatacgtgttttttattttattttatttatatagcaCTAATAAGTAGTGACCTGTGAACAAATATACGACAATAGAAGTGCGTGTGGCTTTCTGTTGCGTGCTGAGCTTCTCCAATGGCTGCTTTAGATTTAAATGGAGATTTCAACAACACCCTCATCTGCTGCTTTTACTGCAAGTCGGTGTCCACACCCTTCAGATATGGCTGGCCCCTTGGCGATGGCACTTTGGCACAACTCTGTCGTCAATGCgggtattttaattattattattattattattattattataaaaatattatatacgcattaaaattaattattaaaatcagttattatatatttataaatatatacataattattattattatttaattaacatgAATTTTGTTAGAGATGTTTTGatgatatgttatttttttaattaagtatttttttttttgggaatgGCGCATTCAACTTTATTTAGTTCTTCCTTTGCATGGTTTATAGGAAGGACACACATATATATTGGgtaaaaaaacatgtttttttatatactaaaaatgagttattatatatttatataaaaataataaatttgttatAGAAGAATATTTAAAtctataataaaagaataattaaaattgtttaaaatattataataaagctttttttataatatgctgaatagataattttatataaaaatattttatttgtgatTGATTTTTGTATGCAtatctaatataatataattattgtggATGTTTATGTAAGTATGCTAACGCCTAGTGGTACGGTCATGCtggttttttagttttaattatttttttttgtttcggtGCTTCGAGAGTGAAACTTAATATCTGATCTTATCGGTTACCTTGATTAAGGTGGAAATTAAGGTGGAAATTATTGATACTTAAGAAtggttagatgatttgactgatttgattaaattttcatctaacgactcttacatatcaactttacgtaaagtcgacttcacctgaaTTTTTATCTTCATTAATCTTACAATACATTGATTATCAAAatgaattttgttgttgttatgaAATCACGCCGCAAGAGCTTAAACTTACACGAAGGATATATACATATCGAAGAGTCGTGTTTTGTGAATTTTAtacagttttttttatttgtcttaaactaattttttttgtcaacaaAGACTAAATTTTAGATTCTTTTATCGTAAAAATTCATACCAAGTTAgcaaattattattacaaaaatttaaacttataaaaaaacatataaatagaTATAACCAACAAATTTATCAGAACCAAATTGTTTTGTTGTACAATTATATAACTGAATCATTCGCCTTTGACATAATATAGGCATCTCTACGATAGTGGAGCATTTTGTACCACATTTCACGCTGGACTTGCCGGGTGGAAAGCATGTTTAATCTGCAAAAAGGTAAAACATTGTCACTATTTGTTGTTTTGGGTAAAATactaaattacttctttatgtttgggtataattttattttaatctttaaaatttaaagtgttttatttgaatccaaaaaagtttcatttaattttaatatagtcCTACCATAAAgacaaagttaaataattaatgaaatgtattttctataaaactaaaaaaaatgttaaataaatgtattgatacaTATGATTTTGTGCTTTTGGAACTTGTACTTGTTTTTCAAGTTATCGATATTGTTCTTATATTGCTGTTATGTAGAACATTccgttaattattttattttgacctCATGATGAAACTATATATTGAagttaaatgaaacttttttaaatttaaatatgacaCTTTAAATCTTCTTAAGAATCAAAATAGAATTAGTCCGAACGTAGAgatcaatttaatattttactcttattgtttttaaactaaaaacaattaaaaaagagataaaaaaatgaatgcTATGAATTATGTGGGATGCATACTTGAAAAagaacattttattgaaaaagaatcTTATAAGATTTTGAACTTTAATTTTTCACGTAATATCtagttcttgtattaataattttttcaatgTCTTACTTTTATATTGAGAGTTAGCCgcaaacttaaaaaaaagaaagattaaaTACTTTTTTGGTTCTTAACGTGAATCAAAATCTTAATCGTTCTGGActtaaaaaaaaggttaaataCTTACCCAACATATACCCATTCTCATTCTTGTAATCGGCCTGCACACATTGTGTTTATTTAGTATTTGCTATTTAGAAAAATgatatacatttatttatttaattaagttgTGTGcactttaatttgataaataagTATCATGATACATAGTGTTTGATTTAACTTGGTATTTCAGTATCTGCATTGTGGATGCATTGTGTCTGAGAAGGATATTTTCGTGATGAATTTTGGTGGAGGTGTTTGTTGCTTAGTTTGTGCAAAGAAATATCTTCTTCCCGCTGTAAGAACTCTACATCTCTGCTTTCCAATATATCTATCTATCTCTATGCTACATTCGTATatagttatattattatatatgctaCTTCTCTACAAATTGATATATAGGGTTTTTAAATTTGTGATTTTATGTAGAGATAaggagaatgataaataaatgtattgatgcattcacagttaattttatgtttctggAGTTTGAACTTATACTGCTGTCATGTAGGatatttcgttaattatttaactttgattCTATAGTAGaactatattaaaattaaataaaacttttttttatttaaatagacaaataaaataCTTTAATATTAAGAATTAAAACAGAATTTCGTCCGAATATAAgagactaatttaatattttattttttttatatatatactaataagtaataaccaTCAACCATGCTATGTTTTTTAGTGagatacaataataaaaatcataattCGATCACCTAAAAGGCCTAAAATATCTGACTTCCATAATTgaattcttctcaaatctcagattaactatatatatagtCAAAAGAAGAATATATTTCGATGTCATCAcgtatttaattgttttttagTTCCGCTATAGTTTTAGAGGAGCAAAATATATATCTAAGGATCGGAACATACACTAGACTACTTAATTAAGTTGCTACAGTTGTTTATATTTTGCATTCCGGGTGTTCTAGCTTCAATTATAGCATCTACTATATGAATGACAGTGCTAATAATAATAGTTTATTATTCCTTGACTTTAAAATTGatggaaaattttaaaattttcttaaattttattttattaaaaaatttatttgcatcaaatatatttttaataattaatttttaaaaaaattaaaatgatttagcaataattttataaaaataaattttaacacaaataaattaaacataattGTTATCATGTATATTTATTAGATCAatcttaaatatttaaaaatttagttatcagtaatatatttgatacaaaaaaatattaaaaataagattaaaacaagataaaatttaaaaaatatttttaaaatttttgtcaatttttaaaaacaaaaaatatatttttttcctgAATTTTTAGAATGAAGTTCCAATGTTTTAACTTCAGTTTTTGTCTTAGGAGGATGAAATTGATGAACACAAGCCCGTGAATGATTGTCCTCCTGTATTAACGTGGAACAATTCCAGTGCTAATCAATCCATGGACCGTCCTTCCAATGGTGagttatttttatctaatattgGCTTTGAAGAACAATATAATAATGAACTCTTATATATACTTGATTTCTTTAGAGTTGATTTATGAAAAATAGACTGGTAgagatataaattatttatttgtctttttttattaatttaaatttttaaaagaaataattttctGACATAGTATTagaatttctataaaaaaatttagagttcGATCTTGTTAGATtctagaagaagaaaaaatttaacgtaagaaatattaaaaaagaaaaaaaattatgcaaaaaatttaaataaatttaaaagagattttGATTTAAAGAGGTGTGTTAGAGATATAGtagtttatgtatttttttaactttattttttaggAAAAGTAATTTCATGACATATAGATATAATTTGTTGGttgattttatgaaaaaaaatcatttaattttataggCATAATTTTCTGCTtgaatttttatcaaattaaaatacaataaattaaatatttatattctaactcTCATTGGTCTTTgtatatgtttttattttaaacaagTTCTAACAATCATTTAACTATATATGTAAATGTTATACAATTGATCAGTTACCTTTTTATCAAGgtaattttttgaaagaataaAGTGAATTGTTATATTAAAGGTTAACAGTTTACACATTCGATATATAGAAACTTAATTCAAAGTAAAAGCCTAATAAACTATccttataattaaataaacccTATATATATTGAGTAactagctatatatatataacatgagGCAGAAACCAAAACACGGAGAAATTCAACCATGGCTGCTGCTCCAAATGAATCAACTCATCAAATGGTTATATCTGGAGCAAAATGCAAACAGAAACATGCAGTATCAGGAGGTGGTTCATCATCAACAGCCATGATTAATGCATCATTATCATTGAGTGAAAACAATGGCACACAACCTAATAATTCTGGGTGTTGCTTATATGTTTCACCTCAAACTGGTTTGATCCGTTTCCTCAATTTTGGTCAGATGAAACAGCAGCAATATTTGAAAGATTTGGGATTGTATCCACCAACTTTCATTTAATTTGCTCACTCCTTTTATATCTACAATTATTGTCACAAATATTCTAATAAGAAATTCTAAAACATCAaaacagagaagaaaaagagataGAGTGAAAAGGACCAAAACCAacacaaataatttataattaggagctaaaataaaaatgacatgTATTATAGAAAAATGGTTTATCAATATGAATTATAGACCAAGTAACTTGTCTTTTGAGTTTAGGTAGTTATTAGCTTATCAAATCCAAAGTTTACCAATTGAAatgtttttttatgaaaaacatgtaaaatttaagttttcaaTCTATTTAAGTTGTTATGCAATTATAAAAATGATTACTAATAATAacatgaatattaaaattatgtattaGCTAAACCCTTAAATTTAAGTATATATCTATTTTGTATTATAGTTGTGTTATTAATGCATGCACTAAAAATATATCTTGGTTTAGAGagtatgaaaaaagaaaaagaaaaatcttagCTTGTGACTATCTctcttaatatttttcataaaaaattatctgTATTCACTGGAAGTTGTCCTTAACTCCATTATTTAAGTCCCAATTCTACAATGACTCCTATGTTCAAGAAAATTCTAAGTGCAACTGATACTAAAGTCAAGAGTGGACGTCTTGTGATTCCAACCAAAGGCGCAAGGGTGAGTCCCTAACtccatatatttattaataatttgtgATTATATTTCATTTGAAAACACAAAAGTGTTTAGTATTGTGTAGGGTTATATTGATATTGTTGATTATTATTGATgtctttgttgttgttggtttTTTTAAATGCTATTTCTTGAAGTTCaaaattcttattaatttttttgaacgtCTTATGATACTATtacttctttaaaaattttgaattaataaaaaaataatataaataattatatttttaagtaattatatttctaacagAAATAATGAATAGTGTTGCTAGATATCAATATAGTtattagtaaatatatatagaCCAAAACTTAAAGCAAAATATAGTAACTTATTTGCTGCAGGGTTATTATTTGCATGCATGGAAAATTAATGCATGATTATTATATGAGGATGTTATAAAATCTATGTAACAGATAATTGAATATATTATAAGTATGAATTAATAGTAGCACTGTATCTTCTACATGACTGCATGCATGGAACAGGCTTATCTTCCAGAACTTGAGGATAAGCAACGATGCATTCTCCTTGAAATTCTTGACACCAAAGGGAATATTTGGAAGTTAAGCTACCGTTTTTGGGAGAACAACAGAGGGAGGATCTATGTTCTTGGAGGCCTTAAAGCTTATATTACTATTTGGAAATGGCAAGTTGGTGACCAAGGTATTACTATCTTGTTGTATTTTAGGTTTTTatttctgaaataaataaataaataaacattattttcaaaaatacgtatttcaactttaatttttggaatgcgcttttttttttgtttaggaTGAGTTCGTCCAATCTTCCGGCGaacttctataattttatagagTTTATCACGCTCTGGACGAACTTCACCCAAATTCTCCAGGACTCagacaaattttattaaaatagtagAGTTTGCCGAAATACGACAAATTTGtcctaaaaaaaatatgtatctaaaaatttaaagttgaaataatagatttgtaaaatttttttataatttattttagaaaaaaaacctTGTAGTTTACTATAATCATCTCTATTACTATATTCATATGCTTGtgctttatttaatttgttttaaagtttatttttatcaaaatatgtgaataatatatatagcgTATACAAATATGATAAACATCTTGAGTTGGACAAATTTGTCCTAAatcccaaaaaataaaaatacgtatctaaaaattttatgaaaataaattttttataatttatttttttaaaaaaaaccttgtattttactataatcatcTCTATTACTATATTCATATGCTTGtgctttatttaatttgttttaaagttcatttttatcaaaatatgtGAAATAGTATATATAGCATATACAAATATGATAAACATTTTGGATTGGTTAAATAGTTACTTAAATAAGTATAGAGagtttaaatttcattttatacctgtaataatttattattggtcAGCAAATAAAGAGTGGCATATGGTTtaatctattaatttttttggtctGAGTGGCATATGTTTTCTAATTGAAGTATCATTTGTGGTTTCAGTCACATTTTATCGAATTGAAccagaaaataaatatcttattgtaactgaaaaagagcttccaGTATCTGAAAAGAAACTTCCAGCATCGTCGTCTTAATTAGTTCTCTTAATCTCAGGTATATAACAATTATTTTAGATTTGTTATtcgtaaataagttattttgtaaaaaaaaaaaaataaaaaaaagagaagactCATATGAAACTAttgtgattttaattatttataataataattaatatattagtgGGTTTTTGAATTTGTTTCTAGAAGACATTTTGTACCGATCgagtatattatatattttcctTGTATCAAATACTAACTTTTGATTATATGATATATATGTGCAAATTAAAGTTTGGAATTCATTTATCAATTGCTTcattttgctttgattttttgaTTACTTTTGCGTTtgatatttgtattaatttatatatggaattttttcataatatgtaacataatttattatataaaagagGATTTATGCACATTCTTCTTTGTATTTTGACAGGGCACATCACCAAAATGGCCATGTTTAAACATGTGAGtcatgaaattaataattattattgatcGAATTATTACCAGCAAGGGAGTTGTTAAGACTTGTAAACTTGGCTTTATTTTTGTGACTCATCTAAGATTTGGTT belongs to Arachis duranensis cultivar V14167 chromosome 8, aradu.V14167.gnm2.J7QH, whole genome shotgun sequence and includes:
- the LOC127741265 gene encoding B3 domain-containing protein Os07g0563300-like, with amino-acid sequence MAALDLNGDFNNTLICCFYCKSVSTPFRYGWPLGDGTLAQLCRQCGHLYDSGAFCTTFHAGLAGWKACLICKKYLHCGCIVSEKDIFVMNFGGGVCCLVCAKKYLLPAEDEIDEHKPVNDCPPVLTWNNSSANQSMDRPSNGELFLSNIGFEEQYNNELLYILDFFRVDL
- the LOC110274859 gene encoding B3 domain-containing protein Os07g0563300-like; this translates as MAAAPNESTHQMVISGAKCKQKHAVSGGGSSSTAMINASLSLSENNGTQPNNSGCCLYVSPQTGLIRFLNFGQMKQQQYLKDLGFPNSTMTPMFKKILSATDTKVKSGRLVIPTKGARAYLPELEDKQRCILLEILDTKGNIWKLSYRFWENNRGRIYVLGGLKAYITIWKWQVGDQVTFYRIEPENKYLIVTEKELPVSEKKLPASSS